A genomic region of Clupea harengus unplaced genomic scaffold, Ch_v2.0.2, whole genome shotgun sequence contains the following coding sequences:
- the LOC122129277 gene encoding protein NLRC3-like, protein PVPSCVSMKSDQSLPAPLNFSSEPVPSGLNELSADLTQDRSRCGVCERVLRDPVITTCGHSFCRQCISSYWVQTGLPGDKACPKCGKTCRTQPPLQPLLDKHTNMVESSRHLHTEHTPDRRSKPADEVLRRVIEKHKVSLKRRFENISEGIIKSGAQTLLNKIYTELYITEGESEGVNKEHEVWQVESASRAQTTEDTPINCNDIFKPLLGQEKNIRTVMTKGVAGIGKTVSVQKFILDWIDGVANQNVDFMFPLPFRELNLVRSDQYSLHKLLLDFHPELKELKNGKEYKDCQVVFIFDGLDESRLPLNFQQNMISDLKQISSVDVLMTSLIQGTLLPSAHIWITSRPAAASQIPAQCIDQVTEVRGFNDPQKEEYFRKRISDESQASRIISHIKASRSLHIMCHIPVFCWIAATVLQQMLDKTKDIPKTLTEMFIHFLLIQTRRKDQKYQSGTETDEEKLLKSQKEMLLRLGELAFNNLENGNLMFYEGDLKECGIDVSEASVYSGMCTEIFKEESVFHQRKVYCFVHLSIQEFLAAVFVFHSYVTGNLEALKSLLSEEHKPSPSVLSSLQSVLGLQSQDHLHVLLKSAVDKALKSRNGHLDLFLRFLMGISLESNQRLLKGLLNHEYSSSKSTKEICQYIKKLNSEDLSPERCINLFHCLFEMNDHSMHKEIKKYLESPKNIKQKLSPAHCSALAHMLLMSEEVLDEFELKKYNTSNEGRRRLFPAMRCYRRAR, encoded by the exons ccagtgcccagctgtgtgtccatgaagagtgaccagtccctGCCTGCACCTCTTAacttcagcagtgaaccagttCCATCAGGTCTAAA TGAATTGAGTGCTGATCTGACCCAGGATCGGtccaggtgtggagtgtgtgagagggtactGAGGGACCCAGTCATCaccacctgtggacacagtttctgcaGGCAGTGCATCAGCAGCTACTGGGTACAGACTGGACTACCAGGAGACAAAGCCTGTCCCAAGTGTGGAAAGACATGCAGAACTCAACCTCCTCTACAGCCTCTTctggataaacacacaaacatggtagaaagcagcagacacctgcacactgaacacacaccagacagaaggAGCAAACCAG CTGATGAAGTCCTGAGGAGAGTTATAGAGAAGCATAAAGTCAGTCTGAAGAGGAGGTTTGAGAACATATCTGAAGGTATCATCAAATCAGGAGCTCAGACACTCCTCAATAAGATatacacagagctctacatcacagagggagagagtgaaggggtgaaTAAGGAACATGAGGTTTGGCAGGTAGAGTCAGCATCCAGAGCACAAACCACAGAAGACACACCAATCAACTGCAATGACATATTCAAGCCCTTACTTGGACAGGAGAAGAACATCAGAACTGTGATGACCAAAGGtgttgctggcattggaaaaactgtttcagtgcagaagttcattcttgATTGGATAGATGgggtagccaatcagaatgtagaCTTTATGTTTCCCCTTCCTTTCCGTGAGCTGAATTTGGTCAGGAGTGATCAGTATAGTCTTCACAAGCTCCTGCTTGACTTCCATCCTGAACTGAAGGAGCTGAAGAATGGTAAAGAATACAAAGACTGTCAGgttgtgttcatctttgatggtttgGATGAGAGTCGATTACCTCTGAATTTCCAACAGAACATGATAtctgatttaaaacaaatatcaTCAGTGGATGTTCTGATGACGAGCCTCATTCAGGgaactctgcttccctctgcacACATCTGGATAACCtcacgaccagcagcagccagtcaaattcctgctcagtgcatcgatcaggtgacagaagtacgagggttcaatgacccacagaaggaagagtacttcaggaagagaatcagtgatgagagTCAGGCCAGCAGAATCATCTCACACATTAAGGCATCCAGAAGTCtccacatcatgtgccacattcccGTCTTCTGTTGGATTGCAGCCACTGTACTTCAGCAGATGCTGgacaagactaaagacattccaaaaactctgactgagatgttcatacacttcttgcTCATCCAGACCAGAAGGAAGGATCAGAAGTATCAGAGTGGAACTGAGACGGATGAAGAGAAACTTCTGAAATCTCAGAAAGAAATGTTACTGAGGCTTGGAGAACTGGCTTTCAATAATCTAGAGAATGGCAATCTGATGTTTTACGAGGGAGATCTGAaagagtgtggcattgatgtcagtgAAGCCTCAGTGTACTCTGGCATGTGCACTGAAATCTTCAAGGAAGAATCTGTTTTTCACCAGAGGAAGGTCTActgctttgtgcatctgagcatccaggagtttctggcagctgtgtttgtgtttcactcttATGTGACTGGAAACCTTGAGGCCCTGAAATCCCTCCTCAGTGAAGAACATAAACCCAGTCCATCTGTTTTATCATCTCTTCAATCAGTGCTGGGCTTACAATCTCAAGATCATCTACATGTGTTACTTAAGAGTGCAGTGGATAAAGCTTTGAAGAGCAGGAATGGACACCTGGACCTTTTCCTTCGCTTCCTTATGGGCATCTCTCTGGAGAGCAATCAGAGACTTTTGAAAGGTCTACTGAACCATGAATACAGCAGCTCAAAGAGCACCAAGGAAATATGTCAATACATTAAGAAGCTCAACAGCGAAGATCTCTCTCCTGAACGATGCATcaatcttttccattgcttatttGAAATGAACGATCATTCCATgcacaaagaaataaaaaaatatctggAGTCACCAAAGAACATCAAACAGAAATTGTCTCCTGCTCACTGTTCAGCACTGGCCCACATGCTTCTGATGTCTGAGGAggtgctggatgagtttgaGCTGAAGAAATACAACACATCAAATGAGGGACGCAGGAGATTGTTCCCTGCTATGAGATGCTACAGAAGGGCACGGTGA